The following coding sequences lie in one Yamadazyma tenuis chromosome 3, complete sequence genomic window:
- a CDS encoding aldehyde dehydrogenase (COG:E; EggNog:ENOG503NW4N) produces MSITIKSPSGREIKFSTGLFINNEFRPSKSNNVLTTPNPATGEDLATVSAATAEDVDDAVQAARRAFVTTWGKKSTPSQRSAALHKWADLIQENIDTLAELESLDNGKPVWMARDIDIVDSIDCLRYYAGLADKIEGRTIEQEEGRKIAFTRPEPIGVCGQIIPWNYPIQMFAWKVGAALAAGNTIIMKPAEQTPLSALVLAELSIKAGFPPGVINIVNGLGSVAGRAISSHMDIDKIAFTGSTITGRSIMESAAKSNLKKVTLELGGKSPVVVFENADIDQAVNWVSQGILFNHGQDCCAGSRLFLQESIKEEFLSKLKKNFESHVIGDPFDIKTYQGPQVSKQQQEKILSYIKSGIEQGATLLTGGEARIAHLSSKFKNGFYTPPTIFTDCKPGMKIVDEEIFGPVLTVQTFETEEEAIEKANNTPYGLGAGVFSQNASQCMRMVHALCAGTVWCNQYVALSNAVPFGGMKQSGFGRELGIEGLKEYTQTKSVHWNYGEKADWPVDGTSN; encoded by the coding sequence ATGTCCATTACAATCAAGTCTCCAAGCGGTCGTGAAATCAAATTTTCCACTGGattgttcatcaacaatgagTTCAGACCTTCCAAGTCGAACAATGTTTTGACTACTCCCAACCCCGCTACAGGTGAAGATTTAGCTACTGTTAGTGCTGCTACTGCTGAGGATGTGGATGATGCAGTACAGGCAGCTAGAAGAGCGTTTGTGACTACTTGGGGAAAGAAGAGTACGCCATCTCAACGTAGTGCTGCTCTCCATAAATGGGCTGATTTGATACAAGAGAATATCGATACTTTAGCTGAACTCGAAAGTCTTGATAATGGTAAGCCAGTCTGGATGGCTCGTGATATAGATATTGTTGATAGTATCGACTGTCTTCGTTACTATGCTGGTCTTGCTGATAAAATTGAAGGTCGCAccattgaacaagaagaagggCGGAAGATAGCATTTACTAGACCTGAACCAATTGGTGTATGTGGTCAAATCATTCCTTGGAACTACCCAATTCAAATGTTTGCCTGGAAAGTAGGTGCAGCCTTGGCTGCGGGTAATACTATTATTATGAAACCTGCTGAGCAGACACCTCTAAGCGCTCTTGTTTTGGCAGAACTATCAATTAAAGCTGGTTTCCCCCCTGGTGTAATTAATATTGTCAATGGTTTGGGTTCAGTGGCAGGGAGAGCTATCTCATCCCACATGGACATTGATAAGATTGCTTTCACTGGATCAACCATCACTGGTCGTTCGATAATGGAGTCTGCTGCTAAGAGCAACCTTAAAAAGGTGactcttgaacttggtggtaaaTCACCCGTCGTTGTATTTGAAAATGCAGATATTGACCAAGCAGTGAATTGGGTAAGTCAAGGGATCTTGTTCAATCATGGTCAAGATTGCTGTGCTGGATCCCGGCTATTCCTTCAAGAATCGATCAAGGAAGAGTTCCTTTCCAAGCTTAAGAAGAATTTCGAGTCTCACGTTATTGGAGACCCATTTGACATAAAGACTTATCAGGGACCGCAGGTTTCgaaacaacaacaagaaaagatTCTTAGCTACATCAAATCGGGTATCGAACAAGGTGCCACACTTTTGACTGGAGGTGAAGCAAGAATTGCACATTTGCTGTCTAAATTCAAAAACGGCTTTTATACTCCACCAACTATCTTCACAGATTGTAAACCAGGTATGAAAatagttgatgaagaaatatTTGGTCCTGTCCTCACTGTTCAAACCtttgaaacagaagaagaggcAATTGAAAAAGCAAACAACACCCCATATGGGCTTGGAGCTGGTGTCTTCTCTCAAAACGCTTCTCAATGCATGCGTATGGTCCATGCTCTTTGCGCTGGTACCGTATGGTGTAATCAATATGTTGCTTTAAGTAATGCTGTTCCATTTGGAGGAATGAAACAATCTGGATTTGGTCGTGAGTTAGGTATTGAGGGTTTAAAGGAGTACACACAAACCAAGTCAGTACATTGGAACTATGGTGAAAAGGCTGATTGGCCGGTTGATGGAACTAGTAACTAG
- a CDS encoding uncharacterized protein (EggNog:ENOG503Q3RH; COG:G): MVKLEGIIAAVPTPLTADGKSVDLPNIAKQVERFVDGGLHGIVTTGTTGEFPSLTIEEHKSVIKAYIDAAKGRLTVIAGFGSNSTDRAIELAQFAEKSGADALMIVPPFYDPLPFKALYKFYEDVCGSVQIPIMYYNLPGATGVHLSAEQIRKLGEIEGFDYLKDTSGNAKEHADLLTNPVDNITIFNGWDTLSFFSMAHGVQANVWGVASIVPKECVEFWNTLTIEKDLEKAREQWKFLWAVSDFLEGVNYPAGIKAGLDIIDESAGPVRLPTLPLEKEEIERFTKILESRKYK, translated from the coding sequence ATGGtaaaacttgaaggaattaTCGCTGCTGTACCCACTCCTCTCACTGCTGACGGAAAGTCAGTCGATCTTCCTAACATTGcaaaacaagttgaaagattCGTTGATGGTGGACTTCATGGTATTGTTACTACTGGGACAACTGGTGAATTTCCATCTTTGACCATCGAGGAACATAAAAGCGTTATCAAAGCTTATATTGATGCCGCAAAAGGAAGACTAACAGTTATTGCAGGATTTGGAAGTAATAGTACTGACCGTGCAATTGAGCTAGCTCAATTTGCTGAAAAGTCAGGTGCTGATGCCCTTATGATTGTTCCACCATTTTATGACCCACTCCCATTCAAAGCCCTTTACAAGTTTTATGAagatgtttgtggatcGGTTCAAATTCCGATTATGTACTACAACTTACCAGGGGCCACTGGTGTTCATCTTAGTGCAGAACAAATTAGAAAATTAGGTGAAATCGAAGGGTTTGACTACTTGAAGGATACTTCCGGTAACGCTAAGGAACACGCAGATCTTCTTACAAATCCAGTTGATAACATCACTATATTCAATGGCTGGGATACTTTGAgtttcttttcaatggcTCATGGGGTACAGGCTAATGTTTGGGGAGTTGCATCGATAGTCCCAAAAGAATGCGTTGAATTCTGGAACACCCTCACTATAGAGAAGGACCTTGAAAAAGCCAGAGAACAATGGAAATTTCTTTGGGCTGTCAGCGATTTCTTGGAAGGTGTTAACTACCCAGCAGGCATCAAAGCAGGTCTCGATATCATTGATGAATCTGCAGGCCCAGTTAGACTTCCAACACTTCCTTtagagaaagaagaaattgagaGGTTTACAAAGATCCTTGAAAGTAGAAAGTATAAGTAA
- a CDS encoding uncharacterized protein (EggNog:ENOG503NVM3; COG:G), with protein sequence MAESKGVDVTETNSVDSQISSKIYEPTDVESLAEPLPYEDSFIKNLKSVRNIFKKRDAEFDEKIATRRSVFEDPDPEVARKYYPTVNWENFKAFDPYFRWTNYEDRQATRQTDLKIFSVVALLFFALNLDRGNLSSAVAGGLLVDLEMTTNDYNLGNNLRSIGFIISEIPSQLIGKRFGPDWWIPLQVIAWSIVSIFQFFINGKRSYWALRFLLGLAQGGFIADAVQYLSYFYTRDQMGIRLALFWVTDSYSGIISNLLAIAFLKIDLNGVESWKWLFLFDGIITLALGILSFFIMVPGPTQTKTRFIPKGLFTEKQEKIIANRLLRDDPSKSDMHNREAVTVKQFFKTLSDYDLWPLLILSLVFEIPQNPIKAYLNINLKALNFTTDQIIYLNIPIEVFVGITLIAITSLSEWLNERALVSLLPQIWLLIFIIIEYTSVEKLSPWSQYAIEFFVLSTPSAQAIIVSWCSRVSYSVRARAISAPMSNIGIQLAGIIGNNIYRADDAPYYKRGNRVLIGIAAMNIVLFILTKLYYIWRNKTKREKWNSFTEEEKEDYLAKHHDDGNKRLDYLFEH encoded by the coding sequence ATGGCCGAAAGTAAAGGCGTTGACGTCACAGAAACAAATTCTGTTGATTCCCAAATTTCTTCTAAGATTTATGAACCGACTGATGTTGAAAGTCTTGCTGAACCTTTACCTTATGAAGATTCatttatcaagaatttgaaatcagtTAGGAACATCTTTAAAAAAAGGGATGCCGAGTTCGATGAAAAAATTGCAACCAGAAGAtctgtttttgaagatccaGATCCTGAAGTTGCTAGGAAATATTACCCTACTGTAAACTGGGAAAATTTTAAGGCGTTTGATCCTTATTTTAGATGGACAAACTATGAGGATCGTCAGGCTACTCGTCAAACcgatttgaagattttttCAGTGGTTGCACTTTTGTTTTTTGCGTTAAATTTGGATAGAGGTAATCTCAGTTCTGCTGTTGCTGGAGGTCTTTTGGTTGACCTTGAGATGACAACAAATGATTATAATTTAGGTAACAATTTAAGATCAATTGGTTTTATTATCAGTGAGATTCCTTCTCAATTGATTGGTAAAAGATTTGGTCCAGATTGGTGGATTCctcttcaagtcattgCTTGGTCCATTGTATCgatttttcaattcttcatcaatggaaAACGCTCTTATTGGGCTTTGAGATTTTTGTTAGGTTTGGCACAAGGTGGTTTCATTGCTGATGCTGTTCAATATTTGTCATATTTCTATACCAGAGATCAAATGGGGATTAGATTGGCTCTTTTTTGGGTCACTGATTCCTACAGTGGGATTATAAGTAATTTACTTGCCATTgcctttttgaagattgatTTGAATGGTGTTGAGAGTTGGAAATGGCTTTTCCTTTTTGATGGTATCATCACTCTTGCTCTAGGAATCCTTTCTTTCTTTATTATGGTTCCTGGACCAACTCAAACTAAAACTAGGTTTATACCCAAAGGTTTATTCACTGAAAAGCAAGAGAAGATTATTGCCAATAGACTTCTTAGAGATGATCCCTCGAAAAGTGATATGCACAATCGTGAAGCGGTCACAGTCAAACAGTTCTTTAAAACTCTCCTGGATTATGATCTTTGGCCATTATTAATTCTTTCattggtgtttgaaatTCCTCAAAACCCCATCAAAGCTTATCTTAATATTAATTTGAAGGCATTGAATTTTACTACTGATCAAATTATTTATCTTAATATCCCCATTGAAGTGTTTGTGGGTATAACGTTAATTGCTATCACTTCGTTAAGTGAATGGTTGAATGAGAGAGCTTTAGTCagtcttcttccacaaatatGGTTGCTTATATTCATTATTATAGAGTACACGTCTGTGGAGAAACTTCTGCCTTGGTCTCAATATGCAATTGAATTCTTTGTGTTGAGTACACCATCAGCTCAAGCCATTATAGTTTCATGGTGCTCTAGAGTTTCCTATTCAGTTCGTGCCAGAGCAATTTCTGCTCCAATGTCCAACATTGGCATTCAATTAGCAGGTATAATTGGAAATAATATTTACAGAGCTGATGATGCACCTTACTATAAACGTGGGAACAGAGTTTTGATTGGAATTGCGGCTATGAATATTGTGCTTTTCATTTTGACGAAGCTCTACTACATTTGGCGTAACAAAACCAAGAGAGAAAAGTGGAATAGTTttaccgaagaagaaaaggaagacTATTTGGCCAAACATCATGACGATGGTAACAAACGTCTTGATTATTTGTTCGAACATTGA
- a CDS encoding NADP-mannitol dehydrogenase (EggNog:ENOG503NXQY; COG:Q), with amino-acid sequence MGSGVKSIIREEIGSLPRPNPELAENVLDLFSLKGKVATITGSSQGIGFAVAEAYAQAGADVAIWYNSTPAGKLAEDLSSKYGVKVKAYKANVDVFEEVKSTILKIEKEFGTIDIFVANAGIGSKPVSVIDSSLEDYHKILRINVDHVYYAAKVVGRIFKKNGKGSFIITASQAGHIVTVPLDQAAYNASKAALIQIAKSLAIEWVGFARVNAISPGYIATEIAKHIPLELKEKWWSLIPMGREGLPKELVGGFLYFASDASTFTTGSDLIIDGGYTVP; translated from the coding sequence ATGGGTAGCGGTGTAAAGAGCATTATtagagaagaaattggttcGCTTCCAAGACCAAACCCTGAATTAGCTGAAAAcgttcttgatcttttctctttgaaAGGTAAGGTAGCTACCATTACGGGCTCTTCACAAGGTATTGGTTTTGCAGTTGCAGAAGCTTACGCCCAGGCTGGAGCTGATGTGGCAATTTGGTACAATAGTACTCCAGCTGGAAAGCTTGCCGAAGACTTATCATCCAAGTATGGGGTAAAGGTTAAGGCTTATAAAGCTAatgttgatgtttttgaagaagttaaAAGcaccattttgaaaattgaaaaagagTTTGGGACCATTGACATTTTTGTGGCTAATGCAGGTATTGGATCAAAGCCAGTTTCGGTTATTGATTcttctcttgaagattACCACAAAATCCTTAGAATTAATGTTGATCACGTTTACTACGCAGCCAAGGTGGTAGGAAggatcttcaaaaagaacgGTAAAGGTTCGTTTATCATTACAGCATCCCAAGCTGGACATATAGTCACGGTTCCTCTCGACCAAGCAGCTTATAATGCTTCCAAGGCGGCCCTTATTCAAATAGCCAAGTCTTTAGCAATTGAGTGGGTTGGATTTGCCAGAGTCAATGCCATTTCACCTGGTTACATTGCAACGGAAATTGCCAAGCATATTCCACTCGAGCTCAAAGAAAAATGGTGGTCCTTGATCCCTATGGGTAGAGAAGGTTTACCAAAGGAACTTGTCGGAGGTTTCTTGTATTTTGCATCGGATGCCTCCACCTTTACTACTGGTTCTGATTTAATAATTGACGGTGGATACACTGTTCCATAG
- a CDS encoding uncharacterized protein (EggNog:ENOG503NVRV; COG:G,Q), which translates to MARWGIVGLGEFAQKWAKDVFENYKLEQNAPEQVLVAVVSTSSLAKADQFVRDLKLNQDTSVSTFDDYNQFLEADIDVVYVAAPNSAHFSLAKSAIDAGKHVLLEKTFTTSHEEAVILQKSARKNNVFLLEAVWTRFLPSTKKIWDLVDQKTIGDIIQVSADLSHLVPYEPQQRLFNPDLGGGVLFDSIIYSITWTFGLLRSKSSNYTTTGLTVASKSGVDGGATVVLAFPDLGAFGIATGSFYGESPPYAVTIQGSKGTIYVDRASRPSKAIVHVHGESERELDLNFEGLGYFYEANEVARAIKRGDLETELYPVDQSVEIVKILEEIRNKSV; encoded by the coding sequence ATGGCACGTTGGGGGATTGTTGGTTTAGGAGAATTCGCTCAAAAATGGGCTAAAgatgtgtttgaaaactataaacttgaacaaaatgcCCCTGAACAAGTATTGGTGGCGGTGGTCTCCACCAGTAGCTTAGCTAAAGCTGATCAATTTGTCCGGGACTTAAAGTTGAATCAAGACACCTCAGTTTCTACTTTTGATGATTATAATCAATTCTTAGAAGCTGACATTGATGTGGTTTATGTGGCCGCCCCAAATTCAGCTCATTTTTCCCTTGCTAAATCTGCTATTGATGCTGGAAAACACGTATTGTTAGAGAAAACTTTCACCACCAGCCATGAAGAAGCAGTGATCTTGCAAAAAAGTGCAAGGAAGAACAATGTGTTCCTTCTTGAAGCGGTTTGGACTCGATTCCTTCCTTCAACCAAAAAGATCTGGGACTTAGTGGACCAAAAAACCATTGGAGATATAATTCAAGTCTCAGCTGATCTCTCACATTTGGTGCCCTATGAGCCACAACAAAGGCTCTTCAACCCTGACTTAGGTGGTGGAGTGCTTTTCGATAGTATCATTTATTCTATTACTTGGACATTTGGGTTATTACGTTCCAAGTCCAGTAATTATACCACCACTGGGCTTACTGTTGCTCTGAAATCGGGGGTAGATGGAGGGGCTACTGTTGTTTTGGCATTCCCAGATTTGGGAGCATTTGGTATTGCTACTGGAAGCTTTTACGGAGAATCTCCTCCATATGCTGTGACAATTCAAGGTAGCAAAGGAACTATCTATGTAGACAGAGCATCGCGGCCTTCTAAGGCCATAGTTCATGTCCATGGCGAGTCCGAACGGGAGCTTGATTTAAACTTTGAAGGGTTGGGATACTTTTACGAAGCTAACGAAGTTGCTAGAGCCATTAAACGTGGTGATTTAGAGACGGAACTTTATCCAGTAGATCAATCTGTAGAGATAGtcaagattcttgaagaaattagAAATAAATCAGTTTAG
- a CDS encoding taurine dioxygenase (COG:E; EggNog:ENOG503NTVZ): protein MTFDFKLPEQLQALFPDYHTPNETSPYEYAKAQGVQYPNYTPWKMEPLEEIKDIEEKGKLASKDKSSLLNAATSVRNITPLTGTEILGLSLAKLSDSQKNDLAKLAAERGVVVFRAQDDLDIREQVRFGSYFGPPHIHQESGIIPDIPWVHAVYKDENSHKGLRSQVWHSDVPYELNSAGLTTLRFDTIPSQGGDTMFANGYAIYESLNPGFRAYLETLSAVHSGYGQLSIAQSEGRTTRRPPLETVHPLVRTNPITGLKSLYISENFTTAIVGLEKKLSDVLLRYLFDYVNNALQFQVRLSWGKHDVAVWDNRSHFHTGVFDYYPEVRHGTRVIALANKAYFDPNSKLLSEYEG from the coding sequence ATGACATTTGATTTTAAACTTCCTGAGCAGCTTCAAGCTCTTTTTCCGGATTACCACACCCCAAATGAGACTTCCCCTTACGAATATGCCAAAGCTCAAGGGGTACAATATCCCAATTATACCCCCTGGAAAATGGAGCCTCTAGAAGAGATtaaagatattgaagaaaagggGAAATTGGCCTCAAAGGACAAATCGAGTTTACTCAATGCTGCAACCCTGGTCCGCAATATTACCCCTTTGACTGGAACCGAAATTTTAGGACTTAGTTTGGCCAAGCTTTCTGATCTGCAAAAGAACGATCTCGCTAAATTAGCGGCAGAAAGGGGAGTTGTGGTGTTCAGGGCTCAAGACGATTTGGATATTAGAGAACAGGTTCGGTTTGGATCCTATTTTGGTCCTCCACACATACATCAAGAGAGTGGTATCATCCCAGATATTCCTTGGGTTCATGCTGTATACAAGGATGAGAATTCTCATAAAGGGCTTCGATCCCAAGTATGGCATTCCGATGTGCCTTATGAACTCAATTCTGCTGGATTGACGACTTTGAGATTCGATACCATTCCTTCTCAGGGTGGAGACACCATGTTTGCTAATGGATACGCTATTTATGAGTCTTTAAATCCTGGATTCAGGGCTTATTTGGAAACTCTCAGTGCTGTTCATAGTGGGTACGGTCAGCTTTCAATTGCTCAATCAGAAGGTAGGACTACCAGGCGTCCTCCTCTAGAGACTGTTCACCCGTTGGTGAGAACTAACCCTATAACTGGGTTGAAATCGTTATACATCAGCGAGAACTTCACTACTGCTATTGTGGGATTGGAAAAGAAATTGAGTGATGTATTGTTACGTTATTTATTTGACTATGTTAACAATGCTCTTCAGTTCCAAGTCAGACTTTCATGGGGCAAACATGATGTAGCAGTATGGGATAATCGCTCCCATTTCCATACTGGGGTCTTTGATTATTATCCTGAGGTTCGTCATGGTACTCGTGTAATTGCATTGGCAAACAAGGCTTATTTTGACCCTAATTCTAAGCTTTTAAGTGAGTATGAAGGATAA
- a CDS encoding uncharacterized protein (COG:E; EggNog:ENOG503P4Y3) — MTVERINGVFNNQKVELVPIDLPGARTVRGKTYPIGFNIKAEGDDFSSVVEFFRNLGTSGTISKLLNDHGLVILQGLGFTSPKKYSQIVEAIFSTDYELFDQVGLLATREEVEDGVSTVGAQEDAKKHLGKLNAHQEFSRYLHYPAVLTFFSKRAPTLGGGESTTTHATELLDKVYEQFPEVVQTLFEKGATLSQTWGLESPKISWTHPLAFGRYLETGDSLEVQKQKAIKLANERVSNDVEFVDDNLVVHQNNKVVLQHPFNHNPIIFSSLPTYYAGYYNAKKSNLQPNGPGVVFGDGTPIPEDFLDYLFEQSIELEYTHKFVDGDLILLDNYSVYHGRNPYVAGDREILASFWDKKDIVHPGVPESLPELFSEHI; from the coding sequence ATGACAGTTGAAAGAATTAATGGTGTTTTCAATAACCAAAAGGTGGAGTTGGTACCCATCGACCTTCCTGGAGCCAGAACAGTGAGAGGCAAGACTTATCCCATTGGGTTCAATATCAAAGCAGAAGGTGACGATTTTAGTTCGGTGGTGGAATTTTTCCGGAATTTGGGTACATCGGGTACTATATCTAAGCTTTTAAATGATCATGGTTTAGTGATTTTACAAGGGTTAGGATTTACCAGtccaaaaaaatattcGCAGATCGTGGAAGCAATTTTTCTGACTGACTACGAgctctttgatcaagtggGTCTTCTCGCCACTAGGGAGGAAGTAGAAGACGGTGTTTCCACCGTTGGTGCTCAGGAAGATGCTAAGAAACATCTTGGTAAGCTTAATGCCCACCAGGAATTCTCACGGTACCTCCATTATCCTGCAGTACTTACGTTCTTCAGCAAGCGAGCCCCTACTCTCGGTGGAGGTGAATCCACCACTACTCACGCTACAGAATTACTCGATAAAGTATACGAACAATTCCCTGAGGTGGTACAAACACTATTTGAAAAGGGAGCTACGTTGCTGCAGACTTGGGGTCTCGAATCTCCTAAAATTTCATGGACTCACCCATTAGCATTTGGTCGGTACTTGGAAACAGGTGATAGTTTAgaagtccaaaaacaaaaggCAATAAAGCTTGCTAATGAACGAGTGAGTAATGATGTagagtttgtggatgataaccttgttgttcatcaaaaCAATAAGGTTGTACTTCAGCATCCGTTCAACCATAATCCCATTATTTTTAGTAGTCTTCCTACTTATTATGCTGGATATTATAATGCGAAAAAGCtgaatttgcagccaaatgGTCCTGGAGTTGTTTTCGGAGATGGAACTCCAATTCCGGAGGATTTCTTGGACTATTTGTTCGAGCAATCTATAGAACTCGAGTACACTCATAAATTTGTGGATGGAGACCTAATACTTTTGGACAATTATTCGGTGTATCATGGCAGAAATCCGTATGTCGCAGGAGATCGGGAAATTCTTGCCAGTTTTTGGGACAAGAAGGA
- a CDS encoding FMN-dependent dehydrogenase (COG:C; EggNog:ENOG503NW44), whose protein sequence is MIKNFTRFTRINKPNFLKFRRAKVTDSKIEDGADILYWNRLTQRQVKWVSSTLISSIVASGSYYWHKQYNSINNDVFVTDLVSVDEVLRHNKPDDCWIAINGKVFDVTKFLLMHPGGKERILKLAGRDATKDFGQIHSKDILDKMVEFIDLIGTLDGEFEEFDTEEDLIIRENMANKPSINSIFNLSDFEYVAKKVLPSTIYTYFSTGASDEFSMRENHYAYSRVFFRPKILQEIGPPETKTQFFDLDVSIPVYITAFAGARYANPLGERNLQRAAYNANVIQMVPKFLSYTLDEFFREVPKDQRLWYQLQFDTQEELDNCQNTIRKIESYGNVKGLFINVDLADLGNREKDSKKRLEDLDIATELTAFANNGNVNYPKSFSWKNIEQIKKMTDIPIALKGVQRGEDVVIAAQKGLKAVIISNHGGRQLDFSRPPLEVLAEANRMLKERGLQDKIELYVDGGIRRGSDIIKAICLGAKGVGLGRPFLYSMAGYGEEGVAKVFQILETEMKNNMKLLGVDKIEDLNEDLIDSSNLKFRSAVVNNDRLYDGIYESLGPPIFKNSVVGRV, encoded by the coding sequence ATGATCAAGAATTTTACTAGGTTCACAAGAATCAATAAACCGaattttttgaagttcAGGAGGGCTAAAGTTACTGAttcaaaaattgaagatggtgCTGATATTCTATACTGGAATCGCTTAACACAGAGGCAAGTAAAGTGGGTATCGCTGACACTTATTTCTTCCATAGTTGCTTCTGGATCATATTATTGGCACAAACAGTATAATTCAATCAATAATGATGTTTTTGTAACTGACTTGGTTCTGGTGGATGAAGTTTTAAGGCATAATAAACCTGATGATTGTTGGATTGCAATCAATGGAAAAGTATTCGATGTCACAAAGTTTTTACTTATGCATCCTGGTGGAAAGGAGCGGATATTGAAACTTGCAGGAAGAGACGCTACCAAGGATTTTGGGCAAATACATTCTAAGGATATCTTGGATAAGATGGTAGAGTTCATAGACCTCATCGGAACATTGGATggagaatttgaagaatttgatacagaagaagatcttaTTATCAGAGAAAACATGGCAAATAAACCAAGCATCAATTctattttcaacttgtccGACTTTGAATATGTTGCAAAGAAAGTCCTTCCATCCACCATTTATACATACTTTTCGACTGGGGCTTCTGATGAGTTTTCTATGCGAGAAAACCATTATGCATATAGCAGAGTTTTCTTCAGACCCAAGATTCTTCAGGAAATTGGACCACCCGAGACGAAGACTcaattctttgatcttgatgTGAGTATTCCGGTCTATATAACTGCATTTGCTGGGGCAAGGTATGCTAATCCACTTGGTGAGAGAAACTTACAAAGGGCAGCTTATAATGCTAACGTCATTCAGATGGTTCCCAAGTTTTTGTCTTACACACTTGATGAATTCTTCAGGGAAGttccaaaagatcaaagaCTTTGGTACCAGTTGCAATTCGATACCCAAGAAGAGCTAGACAATTGTCAGAACACAATCAGAAAAATTGAATCATACGGCAACGTTAAAGGTTTATTCATTAACGTCGACTTAGCAGATTTGGGTAACAGAGAGAAAGACTCTAAGAAAAGATTGGAAGATCTAGATATAGCAACAGAGCTTACCGCATTTGCTAATAATGGTAATGTCAATTATCCCAAAAGTTTCAGTTGGAAAAATATAGAGCAAATAAAGAAGATGACAGATATTCCAATTGCATTGAAAGGGGTACAAAGAGGCGAAGATGTGGTTATTGCTGCTCAAAAAGGTCTCAAGGCTGTGATTATTTCCAACCATGGAGGAAGACAGTTGGATTTTTCAAGACCTCCATTAGAGGTGTTAGCAGAAGCTAACCGAATGTTGAAAGAGAGAGGGTTACAAGACAAAATTGAACTTTATGTTGATGGGGGCATCCGTAGAGGATCCGATATTATTAAAGCGATTTGTTTAGGGGCAAAAGGTGTAGGGCTTGGTCGTCCTTTCTTATATTCAATGGCTGGTTACGGGGAAGAGGGTGTGGCCAAGGTTTTCCAAATACTAGAAACTGAAATGAAGAATAATATGAAATTACTTGGAGTGGATAAGATAGAAGATCTAAATGAAGACTTAATTGATTCTTCTAATTTGAAGTTTCGGAGTGCAGTCGTCAACAATGATCGTCTTTATGATGGGATTTATGAAAGTTTAGGACCAccaattttcaaaaattcCGTTGTTGGTAGGGTGTAG